Within the Bacillota bacterium genome, the region TTGAAATCGGTAAGCAGCACGGCCTGCCCCAGGTGCAGGTCATCGACGCCGCAGGGCGTATGTCCGCGCAGGCCGAGCCCTACGCGGGGCTCGACCGCATGGAGTGTCGCCGGCGGGTGCTGAAAGAACTGGAGCGCCAGGACTTGCTGGCTCGGGTGGAAGACCTGGACCACGCCGTGGGGCACTGTTACCGGTGCCAGACCATGGTGGAGCCCATGCTTTCGCTGCAGTGGTTTGTGCGCATGCAGCCGCTGGCGGCGCCGGCCGTCGCCACGGTGCGGGACGGGCGGGTGCGCATCGTCCCGGAGCGCTTTGCGAAGATCTACATAAACTGGCTTGAAAACGTGCGGGACTGGTGCATTTCCCGGCAACTGTGGTGGGGGCACCGCATCCCGGTCTGGTACTGCCGGGAATGTCAAGAGGTGATCGCCGCCCGGACCGAACCGGCGGCCTGCTCCCGGTGCGGCCACGCGGCGCTGGAGCAGGACCCCGACGTGCTGGACACCTGGTTCTCGTCGGCGCTGTGGCCCTTTTCCACGTTGGGGTGGCCGGAGCCCACCGCGGACCTGGCGCGTTATTACCCGACCTCGGTGCTGGTCACGGCGCGGGACATCATCTTCTTCTGGGTGGCCCGGATGATGTTCAGCGGCCTCAAGTTCATGGACGAAAAACCGTTCCGCGACGTGTTCATCCACGGCTTGGTGCTGGACGCGCTGGGGCGGAAGATGAGCAAAAGCTTGGGCAACGGGGTGGACCCGATCGAGGTCATCGAAAAGTACGGTGCGGACAGCCTGCGGTTCATGCTGATCACCGGTCATACCGCGGGCAACGACCTGCGTTTTCACTTTGAGAAGCTGGAGGGCGCCCGCAACTTCGCCAACAAGCTCTGGAACGCGTCCCGGTTCGTGCTCATGAACCTGGACGCCCGGCAGGCCGGGAACGGGCCTCGGGCCAAGCCCGGACGCGACGCCCCGCCAGAGCTGGCGGACCGCTGGGTGCAAAGTCGCTTTGCGCGCACCCGGGACCGGGTGACCGAGGGACTGGCGGCGTACGACCCCGGCGAGGCGGCGCGGGCGCTGTACGAGTTTGTCTGGGACGAGTTTTGCGACTGGTATATCGAACTGGTCAAGCGGCGGCTCTACCAGGGAACGGACGCGGAACGGGCCGCGGCGCAGGATGTACTGGTCCGGGTCTTGCGGTCCACCCTGGAACTCTTGCACCCGTTCATGCCGTTCATTACTGAGGAGTTGTGGCAGCACTTGCCCCACGAGGGCGAAACGATTATGCGGGCCGCTTGGCCGGTTGCGGAGCCTGGACTTGTCGACCCGGATGCGGAACGCGACATGGGTTGCATCGTTGAAGCCACGCGGGCGGTGCGGCATTTGCGCAGTGAAATGAACGTGCCCCCGAGCGCCCGGGCCCAAGCGGTGTTGGTGGTTCCCGACGGGTCCGTGCACGCCGTTTTAAAGCGGTGGCGGGAATACATCGAAAACCTGGCCAACGTGCGGGTCGAGGTCGTGGAGACGCTGGACACCAGGCCGGAGGCGGCGGCGCACGCGGTGGTGCGGGGGATGGAGGTCTTCGTGCCGCTGGCCGGGCTGATCGACATCGACCGGGAGGCCGGGCGCCTGGCCCGGGAACTGCAACAGGTTGAAACGGACTTCGCGCGGGTGGAGGGGAAACTGGGCAATCCGGCCTTTCTGGAAAAAGCGCCGCCTGAGGTGGTGGAAAAGGAACGGACCAAACGGGCCGAGTTGGCCGAAAAGCGTGCGGCTCTGGCGGCCCGGCTGGCCTTGCTCCGCCCCTGAAAAAGGGGGACAGTCCCCTATTTTGCCTTCTTTGACTTTCTCGCAACTTGGCCTGAACGGGATTGACACATCTGCGCAAAAGGGAATTATCCGTAAAGGCAATGCCGGCGTGGCCGGATGGACAGACAGAGGCGCCTCGGGCGTCTCTTTGGGGTGGCGGGGAAAAGGTGTACTTTGAAGAGGCCCTGGACGCTCTACGCGGGCTGGCGGCGACCGGGGTGAACTTCGGCCTGGAACGGGTGCGGGAACTCCTGGCCATGCTGGGTGATCCTCATGGCGATCTTTTGGCGGCCCACATCGGGGGGACCAACGGCAAGGGCTCGACGGCCGCGATGCTGACCTCTATGGCCCGGGCCGCCGGCCTCAAGGTGGGCACTTTCACTTCACCCCACCTTTCGAGCTACACGGAGCGCTTTTTGATTGACGGCTGCCCGGTGGCGAAAGAGCGCCTGGCCGGGCTGATTGCCCGTCATTGGGACCTGCTGGCGCCGGCGGCCCGCCGGCTCCGGCCCACGGAGTTTGAACTGCATACCGTCCTGGCTCTGCAACTCTTCAGGGAGGAGCGCGTTGGTCTGGCGGTGCTGGAGGTGGGTCTCGGGGGGCGGCTGGACGCCACGAACGTGGTTGTTCCCGCCGTGGCCGTAATCACCAACGTTGCCCTTGACCACCAAGACTATCTCGGCGAAACGCTCGCTGAAATCGCCCGGGAAAAGGCCGGGGTCGTCAAGCCCGGAGTGCCGCTGGTGACCGCGGCTGAAGGCGAGGCGCTGGAGGTGATCGCCAGCGCCTGCCGGGAGTCGGGCGCACCGCTGATCCGGGT harbors:
- a CDS encoding valine--tRNA ligase, translated to MGYKSLPSVYDPHQVEQRHYRHWEEEGYFRPVPGAGRETYSIVMPPPNVTGELHMGHALNNTLQDVLTRWRRMQGFDTLWLPGTDHAGIATQVRVEAQLDQEGLTKHDLGREKFLERVWDWKANYGHRITTQLRRLGASCDWSRERFTMDEGCSAAVREVFLQLYEEGLIYRDHYIVNWCPRCATTISDIEVEHLDTPSHLYHVRYPLADGSGRVTVATTRPETMLGDTAVAVHPDDERYRHLVGRTVVLPLVGREIPVIADRYVDPAFGTGALKITPAHDPNDFEIGKQHGLPQVQVIDAAGRMSAQAEPYAGLDRMECRRRVLKELERQDLLARVEDLDHAVGHCYRCQTMVEPMLSLQWFVRMQPLAAPAVATVRDGRVRIVPERFAKIYINWLENVRDWCISRQLWWGHRIPVWYCRECQEVIAARTEPAACSRCGHAALEQDPDVLDTWFSSALWPFSTLGWPEPTADLARYYPTSVLVTARDIIFFWVARMMFSGLKFMDEKPFRDVFIHGLVLDALGRKMSKSLGNGVDPIEVIEKYGADSLRFMLITGHTAGNDLRFHFEKLEGARNFANKLWNASRFVLMNLDARQAGNGPRAKPGRDAPPELADRWVQSRFARTRDRVTEGLAAYDPGEAARALYEFVWDEFCDWYIELVKRRLYQGTDAERAAAQDVLVRVLRSTLELLHPFMPFITEELWQHLPHEGETIMRAAWPVAEPGLVDPDAERDMGCIVEATRAVRHLRSEMNVPPSARAQAVLVVPDGSVHAVLKRWREYIENLANVRVEVVETLDTRPEAAAHAVVRGMEVFVPLAGLIDIDREAGRLARELQQVETDFARVEGKLGNPAFLEKAPPEVVEKERTKRAELAEKRAALAARLALLRP
- a CDS encoding Mur ligase family protein, whose translation is MYFEEALDALRGLAATGVNFGLERVRELLAMLGDPHGDLLAAHIGGTNGKGSTAAMLTSMARAAGLKVGTFTSPHLSSYTERFLIDGCPVAKERLAGLIARHWDLLAPAARRLRPTEFELHTVLALQLFREERVGLAVLEVGLGGRLDATNVVVPAVAVITNVALDHQDYLGETLAEIAREKAGVVKPGVPLVTAAEGEALEVIASACRESGAPLIRVGADVSSRPANTGEKQVLDISGRRAVYRGLALPLAGRHQQVNAACAVAAAEVVGELVPSLGPGAIREGLAAVRWPGRFEVLDGRPTVVLDAAHNPAAAGALRDTLAARFPGRDIVMVLGVLGDKDRAGIAAALAPAALAVVVTRPPSERAVDWERVSVEAARHCAHVETEPDCLAALGRARAIAGAGGVVVVTGSVYLIGALRSAVT